In Gemmatimonadota bacterium, the genomic window GCCGCCCGGCACTATCGAATGGGAATGACCCCGCGTCCGAAACCCTTCCTGCTCCCGTCCGGAACCCCTCCAGCATCCCCAGGCCGCCGTTATCGGTATACTGAATCTTGGGCTTGACAACATATCCCGTTTGGTTATATTGCGAAATGTTATAACATAACAATATCGATCGGCGGTGATCCGCCTGATATCGATATGGGCGGCGATGAGGACTTCGGCATTCCTTTAGCTGAAACTGTTTGCTGAAAAGGTGTCTTTACGATGCGTATCGGTTGCTATGTGGCGTTCATTCTCGCATGCCTGTGTGCCGTCTCGTTCTCGTCGGACATCCACGGGACAACGATGCTGCCGGTCGAGTCTGTCGCCGCCGGCCAGTCCGGGGGTGAAGGCCACGTTGACACCGGGCCGGCATTGGCGGTCTGGGACCGGGTGGCGCTATGGGTGTGGGCCATGCAGAATGAATTCCTCGTGCAACTGACACAGGAATTCGAATCATTGCGTGGCCAGGAAGGCGTCGGCCTGGTCCTGGTGCTGACAAGCTTTCTTTACGGCATCTTGCATGCCGCGGGACCCGGACACGGGAAGATCGTATTGACGACCTACCTGTTGACCCACCCGAGCCGGTTGAATCGCGGTATCGCCATGGGCGCCGCGGCCGCGCTCCTCCAGGGCGTGACGGCGCTGTTGCTGATTTGCGTCCCCATCGTTCTGGCCGGATGGCTGCCGATGGCGCCGGAAACGGCATCGTTATGGGCGACGCGAGCCAGTTTCACCATGCTTGCGCTCGTTGGATTCTACTTGCTGGTACGTGCGGTCGGCGTCTTGTCCGAGAGCTTCCGCCGGTTGCGGCGCGGAACCGGCGAAGTCCACCACGATCAGACCCATGAGGTGCATGGGGAGGACAGCGGCTGCCGGCATATGCCCAGCGCGGCCGAGATTGATTCGGCCGGCAACCGGCATGCGGCGGCTGGTGTGGTCCTGGCCATTGGATTGCGTCCATGCAGTGGCGCCTTGTTTGTGCTGATCCTCGCCACCGCGTTGGATTTGATCTGGTACGGCGCGCTTTCCGTGGTCGCCATGTCCATAGGTACGGCGATCACCATCGTCGTCCTGGCCATCATTGCGACGGAGGCGCGGGCATGGGCGAGTTCGGTGATGGCCCACCGATCACCGTTGTGGACCCTGGCGGCCGCCGGCCTGGGTGCGCTTGGCGGCACCCTACTGGTCTTTCTGGGGCTGTGGTCGCTGAACGCGTCGTTTGTACTGAAACCGGCCATCGGACTGTAGACGGAAGGCGCTGGCTTGTTTTCCGCGCGGATGGTCATTGCGAATTGTCATGATACCACAGATTAACAAACCTGGATTCTCACCCCTGAGGGCCGGTTTCGGAGTGCGCCTCGCGCTTGCTGGCGTGGCCGCCGGTCTGTTGTGGTGTGCAGTCGCCTGGGCCCTGATATGAGTGCGTCACCTGATATGAGTGCGTCACCTGATGTGAGTGCGTCAATGGACAGTACGATCTTGCGTTTCGACAACCTGACCCTCGGATATGACCGCCATCCCGCGGTCCATCATCTCGATTACGCCATCCGTGCCGGTGCCCTCGTCGCCGTGGTGGGACCGAACGGCGCCGGAAAGTCGACGCTGCTCAAAGGGACCATCGGCAGCCTCGCGCCACTTGGAGGTGAAATCAGGTTGACGGGGATAGAAACCTCGGAAATCGCGTACCTCCCCCAACAGTCCGAAATAGACTGGAGTTTTCCGATCTCGGTCTTCGACGTGGTGGCCATGGGATTGTGGAGGAAGACGGGCGCTTCCCGTCGATTCGGACGGGAAGGCGACCGGATGGTTGGCGAGGCCCTGGATACCGTTGGGCTGGCTGGTTTCGAGCGGC contains:
- the aztA gene encoding zinc ABC transporter ATP-binding protein AztA, with amino-acid sequence MDSTILRFDNLTLGYDRHPAVHHLDYAIRAGALVAVVGPNGAGKSTLLKGTIGSLAPLGGEIRLTGIETSEIAYLPQQSEIDWSFPISVFDVVAMGLWRKTGASRRFGREGDRMVGEALDTVGLAGFERRPIGTLSGGQMQRALFARLLLQDARLILLDEPFTAIDSATVRDLKGLIRRWHRERRTVVAVLHDLDQVRSEFPETLLLAREQIAAGPTEDVLSPANLDHARRLTEAFDEGAAVCAR
- a CDS encoding nickel/cobalt transporter, producing the protein MRIGCYVAFILACLCAVSFSSDIHGTTMLPVESVAAGQSGGEGHVDTGPALAVWDRVALWVWAMQNEFLVQLTQEFESLRGQEGVGLVLVLTSFLYGILHAAGPGHGKIVLTTYLLTHPSRLNRGIAMGAAAALLQGVTALLLICVPIVLAGWLPMAPETASLWATRASFTMLALVGFYLLVRAVGVLSESFRRLRRGTGEVHHDQTHEVHGEDSGCRHMPSAAEIDSAGNRHAAAGVVLAIGLRPCSGALFVLILATALDLIWYGALSVVAMSIGTAITIVVLAIIATEARAWASSVMAHRSPLWTLAAAGLGALGGTLLVFLGLWSLNASFVLKPAIGL